TCAGGCGGCGGCCCGACAATAGGTTCTGCCACGTCCACATCGGGCACCAGGTCTGATAGATCCTCCAGATGCTCGTGCTCCAGCGCACCCTGCATCAGCTCTTCGGTGACCACCAGTTCGGCACCCGCAGAGCTCATCGGCGTCGTAGCGGTAAACGGTGCCACCGGGACAGGCGCGGGACGGACACGTCGACGCCAACTGAAAAACACCAAAAAGAAAAGACTCAGCGAGCCAAACGCCCAGAACAGACCGGCATCGCCCATCACCGTCATCACAGGGGAGATCATCAACGGGCTGATCGTCGCGCCGATGGAGTTGATCAACAGCAGTCCCTGGCTCATGCGCACCAGGCCACCGGCCGGGGCGCGGTCAGCCGCATGACTGACTGCCACTGGATAAAGCGCAAATACACCGCCACCCAGCAGGAACAGCAGCACCGCCAGCATCGGCGTAGAGAGCGGTAGCCACAGCATCGCCGCCGAGATCAACACGCAGAAAGCGCTGATCGCGATCAACACCATCTGGCGGTCATGGCGATCCGACCAGCGGCCAATGGGGTACTGCAGTAGCATGGCGCCCATAATCACCACGGCCATCATCTGGCCGACCTGACTGACCGTCATGCCAATTCGCTGTAAATAGAGCGGCAGCAGCGTATACGCCGCCGCGACCACCATGCCGGACCCTAGACTGCCCATGACACCGGTAGGCGTCATGGTAATCAGGCGCAGAGGAGGAAGCGGTTCGGCATGCTCGATAATCGGCGATACGCGGGGAATCATCGCCATTGGCAGGACCGAGAGTGACGCCAAAAGCCCGATCACCATGAACGGTGCCGTCATGCCCATGGCATCAGTGACGCCCAGCAGTAACTGACCCACCACGCCAGCGGCGTATAACGAAATCATGTACAACGCGAGCAGACGACCGCGCACCTTCTGGTCGCCAGACGTCAATAGCCAGCTTTCAATGACCAGATATACGCCCACCGTGGCCCAGCCACCGATCAAACGCAGCACGAACCAGGCCCAGGGGTCAAAAAACAGGCCCTGCAGCAGTACCGTTACGGCGACCAGCGAGGCAAAACTACCGTAGGCACGAATATGGCCGATGCGCAGCAACAGCCGATCATTAACCATGGCACCCAACGCCAGGCCAATAAAGTAGGCCGAGGAGACGATACCGATTAACGTGGCCGACTCCCCCGCGGCATCCAGGCGGATGGTGATCAGAGTGGCGAGAAAACCATTACCGATGCCGAGAATAAACAGCCCTAAAAGGGGCGCCAGCGCCATGGCCAGCAGTTGCCGCGACATGAAAACCTCACCGTGACCAGAAGGATGAAAAACAGCATTGCAAACGCAATGATAGGGACCGTCATCCTACCTAGCACATCTAGTCAGGAAGTATTACGGCGCGCAATTATTGCCCTGGGGGGCGTAAAGTCAATGCTTTTCTGACACAGTCGCTATCGACGACAGCGATTTACGCAGAATAACCGTGTCAGAGCCAGGAAATTCCACTGTAAAATGATGCTGAGCGGCCCACCAGCAAAAGGTTGCTTCGCTGAAAAAGCTGACGTGTGTGGGGTCCCCTATATAGTGCCAGCGAGCAAACGCCTCGGGCGACGTGACCCGTTTGGTCATCAACCCAAGGTAGCCACCGGGCGTGAGAAGCCCGGCCAATTGAGCCAGCACCTGGCCAGGCCGCGCCAGATGCTCGACCACTTCTGTCGCGGTGATAAAATCGTACTCATGGGTAAGCACCCGCTGTTCTGGCGCATAAAAGGGGTCATAAATTGACATGGGGTAGCCCTGCTCTTCGAACATCACCGACAGCGTGGGCCCAGGGCCTGAGCCGAAATCAAGTCCACGGGCCTGAGTGGTCAGTTTAGCCGTCAGCGGGGTAAATAAACGCCCTAAAAAGCGTCGATATCCCGTATCATACGGCGAGTTTTGGTGCTTATCGTATTCCGCTTTTTCGGCGGCTGCGCTCAAATGCTGCTCCGGCGGCACAAAGACCAGCGCAC
This window of the Halomonas sp. SH5A2 genome carries:
- a CDS encoding MFS transporter; the protein is MSRQLLAMALAPLLGLFILGIGNGFLATLITIRLDAAGESATLIGIVSSAYFIGLALGAMVNDRLLLRIGHIRAYGSFASLVAVTVLLQGLFFDPWAWFVLRLIGGWATVGVYLVIESWLLTSGDQKVRGRLLALYMISLYAAGVVGQLLLGVTDAMGMTAPFMVIGLLASLSVLPMAMIPRVSPIIEHAEPLPPLRLITMTPTGVMGSLGSGMVVAAAYTLLPLYLQRIGMTVSQVGQMMAVVIMGAMLLQYPIGRWSDRHDRQMVLIAISAFCVLISAAMLWLPLSTPMLAVLLFLLGGGVFALYPVAVSHAADRAPAGGLVRMSQGLLLINSIGATISPLMISPVMTVMGDAGLFWAFGSLSLFFLVFFSWRRRVRPAPVPVAPFTATTPMSSAGAELVVTEELMQGALEHEHLEDLSDLVPDVDVAEPIVGPPPEDENHIAYYDDIEQVSERH
- a CDS encoding class I SAM-dependent methyltransferase, whose product is MKTTTRRCPLCDEDDAALYHQDRRRDYYQCATCALVFVPPEQHLSAAAEKAEYDKHQNSPYDTGYRRFLGRLFTPLTAKLTTQARGLDFGSGPGPTLSVMFEEQGYPMSIYDPFYAPEQRVLTHEYDFITATEVVEHLARPGQVLAQLAGLLTPGGYLGLMTKRVTSPEAFARWHYIGDPTHVSFFSEATFCWWAAQHHFTVEFPGSDTVILRKSLSSIATVSEKH